The following proteins are co-located in the Carassius gibelio isolate Cgi1373 ecotype wild population from Czech Republic chromosome A9, carGib1.2-hapl.c, whole genome shotgun sequence genome:
- the LOC128019850 gene encoding uncharacterized protein LOC128019850 produces MYNTSAYIILHTVDERSEGKYYCRLMQDGSVRTVKNHTLNVTPYSDGNSKSQTISSQSSSNTNVSLICKSAMETPNGVLRIQSVDLTCEVSEVTDSVTLVWLRMEGNRGVLVKQQNMTEKNTMLRLTVNLSNSKTDPLHWQCAVFTKNTLRALVPITINCTSSDTKAPTESSAETNKVIQKVFCCVLTLSIGMLLGALLNYCYRKRKSAVFAIISVHSGPQESEPVYMNINHMGHERGKGSMNKREETPDTSDSLTYATIVFNKSRFQT; encoded by the exons ATGTACAACACCTCTGCCTACATCATCTTGCACACCGTTGATGAACGCAGTGAAGGGAAATATTACTGTAGATTGATGCAAGATGGAAGCGTACGAACTGTTAAGAATCACACACTTAATGTTACTCCAT ATTCAGATGGAAATAGTAAAAGTCAAACCATTTCCAGTCAAAGCTCCAGTAATACCAATGTGTCACTGATCTGCAAGTCTGCAA TGGAGACCCCTAATGGTGTGTTGAGGATTCAGTCAGTGGATCTTAcctgtgaagtttctgaagtaaCTGATTCAGTGACACTGGTCTGGCTCAGGATGGAGGGGAACAGAGGAGTGCTGGTCAAACAGCAAAATATGACTGAGAAAAACACCATGTTACGTCTCACAGTGAATCTATCCAACTCTAAAACAGACCCGCTGCACTGGCAGTGTGCAGTTTTTACTAAGAATACACTCAGAGCTCTGGTCCCTATAACAATCAATTGTACCTCATCAGATACAAAGGCTCCAACAGAAAGCTCAGCTGAAACAAACAAAG TAATCCAAAAAGTGTTTTGCTGTGTTTTGACTCTATCTATTGGGATGTTGCTTGGAGCTCTATTGAATTACTGCTACAGGAAACGAAAGTCAG CTGTATTTGCCATCATTTCAGTGCACTCTGGCCCTCAGGAATCTGAACCAGTCTATATGAATATCAACCATATGGGACATGAAAGAG GAAAAGGAAGCATGAATAAAAGAGAGGAG ACACCGGATACATCAGACAGTTTGACCTACGCAACCATTGTTTTCAACAAGTCCAGGTTTCAGACTTAA